The Akkermansia muciniphila genome includes the window TTTCCTGGACGATTTATACGCTTGTGTGCCTCCTCCTGTGCATGGTGCTGATTGGCATTCCCCTGCTGATTATCGTGGTGATTGCCTGGCTCGTCCTCTCCATCATCAATGCCGTCAAGGTGGCTAACGGGGATTACGATTACGTGATGCCCCTCACGATCAAGTTCCTGAAATAACGGGTACCTCCTGTTTTAACTACATGGAAAAGCCGCCGGCGTTTTTTGCCGGCGGCTTTTTTGTACAGGGGGCTTTCGTCCCGGCGCGGTTCAGATGGGAAGTTCCTTTTCACTGCCGCCGTACATGAAGGAGTGCAGCAGGCGCGTGACCTGGTTCTGTTCCGCCCGCAACTGGGCGGCGGGGCGCAGCGCGGCATACGTCAGGCTGTCATGCCCGGTGAATTCCCGCATGTTGAACCCCAGGAAGCTGGTCATGGGTTCGCTGTCATGGAAGAGCTTGCCCCTTCTGAGCAATTCGTCAAACACGTGCTCCGCCTCCCGCGTGCGCGTCAGAGCGTTTTCCGGATGGGGCACCCGGATAACCAGCGCGCCGCCGTCCCCGCGGAAATTGATGCCCGCGCCCGCCATCACGTCCGCGGAAGGCTGGCTGGTGACGCTGCCCAGCAGCAGCACCCCGTCGTCAACCAGGTGGATGCGGCTGGCATGGGCCTCCTCTTTCACGTGCAGCACGCCGCCGTAAATGTGGGTGGAGACGTTCCCGGAGAACTTCCTGATGCGCATCAGGCCGTGCTTAATGACAAGTTCCGAGTTTTCGGCGGGCAGGTCCACCTCTGAAGCGAACAGCCAGCCGTCCGTCATCACGATCCTGCCTTCGTGCTCCCTGGAGCCCTGGATGCGCCCCTGGCCCATCAGCAGGCGCCCTCCGTTGATCTCCAGGCTTCCCTTGGCCTTGCTGCCCAGAAACACGGTCATGTGGTCCGGCAGGTTGCCCAGGAGGGTCAGGGTGCCTCCGTTCCGGATGATCAGGTGCGCCGTGCCGTGCCCGTGGTCCGGCTGGTTGGGGCCGCCCACGTAAACGGGGGCGTTAATGATGTAAAGATTTCCGCCGGAATCAACGGTGAGGGAATCCTGAATGTCTGTCTGGCCCTGCACCACGTCATTGCTGATGGTGACCGGGCACATGTAGGAGACGCGGTTCATGGATGAGGCTGAAAGCGGCATCATCCCTGTTAGAATGAATGGGTTGATATTGCTCATGGCGTTGGTCCTATAGCTGGGTTGGCGTTCGCGGCGCGGTGGATGCGCGCCAATGGTATTAGACCGTCCGGAAGGGAGAAATGTTCGGGTAAATTTACCTTATTTTCTTCCGGGCGGGGGAAAACGCAGTTTTCCGCATGGCGGATTACTCCCACTCCACGCGGGTCAGCTCCAGCTCCCGCCCGCGCAGGATGGCCAGGGCGGGGTCCCCGCAGCCGGGGCAGATGTAGCCGTGTTCCGTGAAGAAAAAATCCGCGCGGCACGCGTCGCAATGGCACAGGGCTTCCACCCAGGTGACGTCCAGGGCGGCGTCTTGCGCCGCATAAGCGTCTCTCAGGGCCAGGAAGGCGGATTGAAGGGCCTCCGGCACCACGCCGCTCAGGCTGCCGATGGTCATGTGCACGCGCATCAGCCGGGTTCCCCCGTTCTTTTCCATGAGCTGCCGGGCCATGTCCAGCGCCCCTTCCATGATGCCTACCTCATGCATGCGCGTCCTGTTCCGCCAGCGCACGGGAAATAAGGGTTTCCACCAGCTCCAGCGCCTGCGGCACGGCACCACGCACCTCTGCGGACATGGGCTGGCAAAAGTCCGTATGCCCCGCCTCCACTCCCACCAGCGTGATGGCGCGTGGCAGGGTGCCGCACAGCTGGGCCGCGCCCAGCACCTCCTTCATGCCGATCTGGTGTGGTGAAATGACATGGGAAAAATGGCGCGGGATTTCATCCCTGCTCCGGGTGACCACGCTCCCCGGAGGGGCTCCCGTCCTGACGGCGTCCAGCAGGATGACCGTATCCGCGTCTTCCAGCAGGGGCAGCAGGGTCATGCCCAGCGTGCCGCCTTCCTCCACATGGACCAGGGGGCCGTAATCCCGCTCCTGGAGGCGGTGCGCCAGTTCCACGCCTATGCCGTCATCCCCCATCAGCGGGTTGCCCACGCCCAGCACGAGCACGGGATAGGCGTTTCCCTTCACGGGGCAGCCCCGGAGTTCTTCCGTATATTCCTCGGATTCCATGGAAAGTGCGGGGGAAAGGTAGTTATTCATCCCGGAATTTGACGCCCTTGCGCAGCCAGCGGCCGCCACTGAACATGGAGGAGATGGTGCCGTCCCGGTCCACGTTCCCGGAGAGGACGGAAAGGTACACATGGATCATGGCAAAGATGATGAAGCACCACATGCCGATCAGGTGCACCAGGCGCACGTACGGAATGCCTATCAGGTCGTTCAGCGGCATGAACCAGTGGTAAAACCAGTGGCGCGGCTCGTACAGCGCATACAGGGCCAGCCCGGTCACCACCATGGTGGTGAACAGGACGTAAACGCCCGTGTACGTCCACTGCTGCAGGGGATTATGGCCGATGTACCGGGGGGCCAGGGCGCTCCGGGCGCACACGTAGTCCCACGCCGTGGCGAACAGGTCCTTCCACTGCTGCCTGGAAATGGGGAAAAGGGCGCGGAAGCTCTGGTACTTGTTGGACGCCATGAAGAAGCAGGAAAAGCGGAGCATCATCACCACCACCAGGGTCCACCCCAGCGCGTAGTGCACGAAGCGGAGCGTGCCGAACTGGAAGGCCCCGTGCAGGTCCCCCATTTTCAGGAACCACCCTTCCGCAATGCAGATGCCGGTAGCCGCCAAGCCGATGATGCAGAAAACCCAGGTCCAGTGCAGCACGCGCAGCGGCCAGTCCCATACGTGGAAGTAGCGGAAGTTCGCCTTGGCCTTGGCCAGGCTGCGCACGTCCCGCATGGCGTGCATGGGCACCACGCCCAGCAGCTGCCACGGAGCGCCGGGGCGGTGCACGGCGATGGCTACGGGTTCAAAGCCGGAGGAGGAAAACTCCTCAAAAGCCTTCCCGATGCGCTCCCTTTCCTGGTGGCCCGCCTCACACAATTTTTCCAGGGCCCTCAGGCTGCCGCGCGCCACCATGAAGGGGGCGGCGTCCTCCCTGTCCGTGGCTTTCAGCATGACCGTGCTGTACGGCCTTTCCCGGGAGGGGGCCTCCCAGGAGTCCTTCTGCTGGGCATATGGGAGCGCCACGTTCCGCTCCTTGGCGGCGTGGAGCAGGGCCAGGTCCCCGGGGTCCGCGCTGCCGTCCGGAGAGGCGCAGACGGCCAGGGCCAGGACCTTCTGCGGCGTATCCGCCGGGGTGGCCGGAATGGCGTCCTCCACCACCAGGGTGAGGTCATTGTCTATGAGAATCGTTTTCACGGGTCCTGTCTGGTCAGAATGGCCTCCCCTTCCTCGTCAAACAAATGGACGGCGCAGGATTGGCACGGATCATAGCTGTGAACGGTGCGCAGGGGCTCCACCGGGCGGGTGGGGTCCACCAGCGGGTGTTTTCCGGTATGGGCCAGGGAATACTCGTACGGCCCCATCTGCCCCTCCGCGTCGCGGCCGGAGCTGTTCCAGGTGCTGGGCACCACGGCCTGGTAATTCACCGTCTGGCCGTTTTCAATCCGCACCCAGTGGCTCAGGCTGCCGCGGGGCGCTTCCACCCAGCCCACGCCCTTGCAGGAGGAGGGCCAGGTTTCCGGCTCCCATTTTTCCGGGTTGAAGGTGGCGGTCTCTCCATTCTTGATGCGGTCCGTCATTTCCTGGAGCTGGTCCACCATCATGTCCACGTTGATCAGGGCGTCCAGGGAGCGGCCGTACACGCGGCCCAGCGTGGAGTTCAGGAAGGCGTTGTCACGGGGAATGCCCAGCTTGTCGCAGGCGGCGTCCACCCGCTCCACGATGGCGGGCACCCCCTGGGCGTAGCCGATCATCATGCGGGCGTTCGGGCCCACGGCCATGGCGTGGCCGTCATAGCGCGGGGCCTTCACCCAGGTGTACTGCGGGTGGTCGGAAAGCCACTTGTAGGGCGGCCGGGGGCCGTTGTAATCCGCGTTCGTCTCCCCGTCGTACGGGGCCAGGCCCGCGTCCCGGCCTTCCGTGTACTTGTACCAGGCGCTGGTGACGAATTCCTTGATCTTGTCCTGGTCAAAGGGAAGCACGTTTTTATAATCCCCGTTCAGCAGCACGCCGGGCTTGATCGTTCCCTTGCCGGCGGGGGCTCCGGTATTGATTTCGGACGGGTCCCCGGTACAGAAAAAGTTGGGGTTGGACGCGCCGATGTGGGCGTAATCCTTGTAAAATCCGGCAATGGCCACGATGTCCGGATAATACACCTTGTGGATGAAGTCATGGCAGGTCTGGACGAGCTGTTTCAGGTAGCTCAGGGAAAACTGGTTGATGGCCTGGTCATTGTTCATGTTGATGGCGCAGGCCATGCCGCCCACCAGGAAGTTCGGGTGCGGGTTCTTGCCGCCCAGGATGGTATGGATCTTAATCATGTCCCGCTGCCAGACCAGGGCCTGGAGGTAGTGCGCCACGCCCAGCAGGTTCACCTCCGGCGGCAGCTTGTAGGCCGGGTGGCCCCAGTAGCCGTTCGTGAAAATGGAATACTGGCCGTGGGCGATGGAATCCTTCAGCTTCTGCTGCACGCCCGCAAAATACGTGGCGGAGGACAGGGGCCAGTCTGAAAGGGATTTGGCGATGGCGGCGGTCTCCTTGGGGTCCGCCTTCAGGGCGGACATCACGTCCACCCAGTCCATGGCCTGGAGCTGGTAAAAGTGGATGACGTGGTCCTGGATGCCCAGCGCGCCGCTGACCAGGTCCCGCATGAGGCGCACCTGGACGGGCACGGGATATTGCAGGGCGTCCTCCACCGCGGCCAGGGCCGCAATGGCGTGCGTGCCTGTGCATACGCCGCAGATGCGTTCCACAAAGGCCCATACGTCCCGCGGGTCCCGCTTGCAGGCGATCACCTCAATGCCGCGGTACTGCGTGGTGGAGGTCCAGGCGTTCTTGATCACGCCGTCTCCGGCCTCCATCTCCACGCGCAGGTGGCCTTCAATGCGCGTCACGGGGTCAATGACTACGCGGCTGGATTCCGGAACGTCCGCTGATGTGTAATTGCTCATGGTAATCTGGTGGTAAGGGCTTCTGTTTTATTCTTCCGTTTCCTTGTCCGGGGAGCCGGGCGCGTCACCGAAGGCGGGGAGGGACACGTTCGCCTCCTCCTTCATGTGCTGCCGCTTGTAATGGATGGCGGAGCCCACGGCATGGGCGGCGATGGCCGCGCCGGCGCCCGCTACGCCCACCGCCCCTATCACGTTGGCGGACGCCTCCACGCCGAAGCCGTTCACGTTGGGCAGCGTCTTGTAGAAGGGAGTCATGCGGTCAAAGAAGTACAGCTCCGTGCAGCCGATGCAGGGGTGGCCGGACTGGATGGGGAAGCTGACGCCTCCGTTCCATTTCACGATGGGGCAGGGGGAAAACGTATCCGGCCCCTTGCAGCCCACCTTGTACAGGCAGAAGCATTCCCGCGCGTTCTCGTCGTCAAACACGTTGACGAACTGGCCGGCGTCAAAGTGGGCGCGGCGCGGGCAGTTGTTATGGATGCGGGTGCCGTACGCCATCAGGGGGCGCGTCTCCAGGTCGCATTCCGGGGCGCGGTCAAAGGTGAGGATGTACATGATGACGGCGGTAATCACATCCCCGATGGGGGGGCAGCCCGGCACGTTGATCACCGTGCGGTCCGTCAGGATGTCCCGGATGCCCACGGCCCCGGTGGGGTTGGGGCGGGCGGCCTGGATGGAGCCGAAATACGCGCAGGAGCCCACCGCCAGGATGTAGGAGGCGTTTTCCGCGCAGTGGCGCAGCATGTGCTCCACCGTATCCCCGGCCACGGTGCAGTACACCCCGCCGTCATTGACCGGGACGGAACCGTTGATGACGAGGATATGGGGTTCCTTGATGGCCTCTTCCAGCGCGGCGTTGGCCGCGTCCCCGGAGGGGGCCATCAGCAGCTCCACGTAAGGCATGGAGACGGCGGAAAGCACCATGTCCCCGATCTCCTCGTTATAACTGCGGATGGTGCTTTCCAGGCACCCGGTGCACTCCTGGAGCTGGAGCCAGATGACCACCGGGCGTTTCAGGGCGGCCATCTTGTCCGCAATCTCCTGGGCGTTGGAAACGCCTCCCGTCACGGTGGCCACACCCATCAGGGCGATCATCTTCAGGCACCACTTGTTGAACTCACGCCGGCTGACTCCGCGCCGCTCCATGTGTTCCCCCAGGGTCTCCCCCGGGCGCCAGGTGGTTAATATCTCATGGTTCAGGGAGGCCTGCTCCGCCTCCTGCATGGAAGGTTGCTGAGTGCGCTTCATGTGCGTGGTCCAAGTAAATCGTTTCCATTTAGACACGATTTTCAGGAAATGCGATCAATATTTTCCAATTTTTCCGGGCGCCTCCTTACCAGGACCAGACGTTCTGGATTTGGAAAACCATGGCCGTCTGGCCCCTGCGGCCGTTCACGGGATTCTTGACCAGCTGAATGTCAGGCTGGAGCGTCATGGTGGGCGTTACCTGCGCCACGTACGTCAGTTCAATGCCGTATTCATTCTTGTTCACGTACGGCCCGTTCTTTTTGGCGCCCTGCTGCCAGAGGAAGCCCAGGCCCAGGTACCCGTCATTGGAAGCTCCCTTGCCCCGGAAGGGGGAGAGAAGAACCAGTCCGGTGGTGGCCGCCACGCGCACGCCGGTCAGGGTGGCGGCGTCATCGCTGGCCCAGCCGCCGCGGAAGAACCAGCCCAGGTGGCTGGCGCGGCCCAGTTGCTGCTGGAAGTTCACGGCCACCCCGCCGCCGTTATCCCCGCCGCTGGTGGTGAAGAAAGGCTGGAGGCGGTACACGCCGGAACCCATGCCGCAGAAGTCCTCCGCCACGTAGCCGAATTCAAGCACGTTCGTCCAGTTGTCGGAGTTCAGGTTCTTGAACGGATTATGGTTCTGGGTCATGTTGTTGGCGGCGGTGGCCCCCATTACATAAAAGGAAGAAGTGG containing:
- a CDS encoding hydrogenase maturation nickel metallochaperone HypA — its product is MHEVGIMEGALDMARQLMEKNGGTRLMRVHMTIGSLSGVVPEALQSAFLALRDAYAAQDAALDVTWVEALCHCDACRADFFFTEHGYICPGCGDPALAILRGRELELTRVEWE
- a CDS encoding HyaD/HybD family hydrogenase maturation endopeptidase, which gives rise to MNNYLSPALSMESEEYTEELRGCPVKGNAYPVLVLGVGNPLMGDDGIGVELAHRLQERDYGPLVHVEEGGTLGMTLLPLLEDADTVILLDAVRTGAPPGSVVTRSRDEIPRHFSHVISPHQIGMKEVLGAAQLCGTLPRAITLVGVEAGHTDFCQPMSAEVRGAVPQALELVETLISRALAEQDAHA
- a CDS encoding cytochrome b/b6 domain-containing protein encodes the protein MKTILIDNDLTLVVEDAIPATPADTPQKVLALAVCASPDGSADPGDLALLHAAKERNVALPYAQQKDSWEAPSRERPYSTVMLKATDREDAAPFMVARGSLRALEKLCEAGHQERERIGKAFEEFSSSGFEPVAIAVHRPGAPWQLLGVVPMHAMRDVRSLAKAKANFRYFHVWDWPLRVLHWTWVFCIIGLAATGICIAEGWFLKMGDLHGAFQFGTLRFVHYALGWTLVVVMMLRFSCFFMASNKYQSFRALFPISRQQWKDLFATAWDYVCARSALAPRYIGHNPLQQWTYTGVYVLFTTMVVTGLALYALYEPRHWFYHWFMPLNDLIGIPYVRLVHLIGMWCFIIFAMIHVYLSVLSGNVDRDGTISSMFSGGRWLRKGVKFRDE
- a CDS encoding nickel-dependent hydrogenase large subunit, which gives rise to MSNYTSADVPESSRVVIDPVTRIEGHLRVEMEAGDGVIKNAWTSTTQYRGIEVIACKRDPRDVWAFVERICGVCTGTHAIAALAAVEDALQYPVPVQVRLMRDLVSGALGIQDHVIHFYQLQAMDWVDVMSALKADPKETAAIAKSLSDWPLSSATYFAGVQQKLKDSIAHGQYSIFTNGYWGHPAYKLPPEVNLLGVAHYLQALVWQRDMIKIHTILGGKNPHPNFLVGGMACAINMNNDQAINQFSLSYLKQLVQTCHDFIHKVYYPDIVAIAGFYKDYAHIGASNPNFFCTGDPSEINTGAPAGKGTIKPGVLLNGDYKNVLPFDQDKIKEFVTSAWYKYTEGRDAGLAPYDGETNADYNGPRPPYKWLSDHPQYTWVKAPRYDGHAMAVGPNARMMIGYAQGVPAIVERVDAACDKLGIPRDNAFLNSTLGRVYGRSLDALINVDMMVDQLQEMTDRIKNGETATFNPEKWEPETWPSSCKGVGWVEAPRGSLSHWVRIENGQTVNYQAVVPSTWNSSGRDAEGQMGPYEYSLAHTGKHPLVDPTRPVEPLRTVHSYDPCQSCAVHLFDEEGEAILTRQDP
- a CDS encoding hydrogenase small subunit, coding for MKRTQQPSMQEAEQASLNHEILTTWRPGETLGEHMERRGVSRREFNKWCLKMIALMGVATVTGGVSNAQEIADKMAALKRPVVIWLQLQECTGCLESTIRSYNEEIGDMVLSAVSMPYVELLMAPSGDAANAALEEAIKEPHILVINGSVPVNDGGVYCTVAGDTVEHMLRHCAENASYILAVGSCAYFGSIQAARPNPTGAVGIRDILTDRTVINVPGCPPIGDVITAVIMYILTFDRAPECDLETRPLMAYGTRIHNNCPRRAHFDAGQFVNVFDDENARECFCLYKVGCKGPDTFSPCPIVKWNGGVSFPIQSGHPCIGCTELYFFDRMTPFYKTLPNVNGFGVEASANVIGAVGVAGAGAAIAAHAVGSAIHYKRQHMKEEANVSLPAFGDAPGSPDKETEE